One Stratiformator vulcanicus genomic window, TAAATCCGAGCAGACTGAGCATTACTGCCGTGCAGACAAGATAGATCGCCGTCATAAAAACCACGAGGATCGGCGTAACGACAAGCATGATCGCTCGGCCGCCACGCGTGTTCGCGCGCTCTTTCAGTACCGCGTCCCACCCGACGAACGTCGCGATGCCCATCGCAATGATTGGCCCGTAGAAAAACGCGTAATCACCAACGGTCCAATTGTTTTGTTGGCCGAAGCCGGTCGGGGCGGGAATGACGTGCTTCAGCATAAAGCAAAAACTCGTCACCAGCGGACCGCCCAGAACGGCCACGAACCAGATGTGAGACCACCATCCCTCGGCGGCTGTTGTCGAATCGGCATCGGTTGCGTTCATCATAACTCTCTGTTGGGGCGCGAAGGACCGTCAGAGTTCTCGGTCGGCCGGTTCGACTGTTGGATCGAGTCAAACCTTCAATTTCGGGCCGGCGTCGTTGTCGCCAGCGACTCGTGACGCCACAATCCGTCGAAGTCTTACATCCGCTGTGGCTTCACTTATTGAACGATGCTTAAGTGACCGAAGCCACATCAATGCGGCACGCCCGCCGCCAATTTCCTTGGAGCGAACGATTCGATGGAAGTCATCTTCGGCGGACTGATCTTCGGCGGGCTGCTCACGATCGCCGGTGCCGTCGCAATGACCGTGCGGCCCCTCTACTCGATCGCCGAGGCACTGCAAGCAATCTCGCAGTCATCGAGAACGAACAAAGACGAACCTGAAAAGCGGACTAATTAACCCGCCCCCTGCTCCACCGGTTCGGGCTTCGGTTCTTGCTCCGGTTCGATATCGAGATCGATCAACGCTGGCGCGTTCGGGACGGCATCTTCGGGCGCGACGAGTTCCGGTGAGGCGAAACCTTCGACCGATTGCACGCCTTTCGCCCTACTCGGCCGACCGGGGAGGATCGACTCTTTAAGCAGGTCGAGCGTGTAGATCGCGCTCGGCAGGACTTCACATTCGGCCCAGCAGCCGGGGCAGGCTCGGACCCAGTCGCGTTGCTGCCTAAAGCGGGCGCTCTCCCAGATCTCTTTGAAGCTCTGCTCCTTCAGATTACCGGCGACCTTGCTGTTGAACTGGCACGTCGGAATATCGCCATTGGGAAATAGCCGCAGGTGCGCATTGAGGGCCACACACTTGGGGTTCGGCACGCCCCCCTCCCCCAATAGCCGGTTCTTAATTCCTCGCAGATAATACTTCTTCGCCAACCGTTCGACGAACGGCAGCGACTTCATGTCTTTTTCGACCTCGCCGATCAATTCGCGAACGTTGTCGTCGGTGAATTCGCCGAAGGTCGAAAACTCACCGAATTGCGTCGGCGCGACATCCACGTTCTTTTCGATGTTATAGGTCGCGCTCACGTCATATGCCATGACCATCTGATGCCGGACGCCGAGCGGCCGGAGCACTTCCCGCAACTGTCGATATTGCTCGATCCCGTCGGCGTCGACGATCGTCTGATTCACGGCAAGCTTAATATTCAGCTCTTTTCGCCGCCCGGCCAGAATCGTCAGTGTTTTTAATGCCGCCTTATAGGCGATGTTCGAGCCACGAATGTGATTGTGCTTCTCGCCCACGCCGTCGAGTGAAATCAGGACTTCGAGCGGAATCTTCTTCGGCCGCTGCTCGCAGAATTTCACGATCCGGTCGGTGAGAAAACCGTTCGTCGTGATGTGAATTAAGAGTGGCTTGAGCTTTTCTTCGGCGAGGCGGTAGAGCTCCGGGAAGTCCTTGCGCACGAACGGCTCGCCACCGGTGAGGCGAACGGCGTCCATCGTGGGCAGGTCGTCGAAGATGCGGCTGACCTCGTCGACCGTCAGGTCTCCCTCGGTCGGCATCTTCCACGAGTCGCACATGATGCAACGCGCGTTGCATCCGAATGTGACGGTGTAGGTTAAGAATCGCGGTCGGTCATCGAGCCGACGTTGATTCTTATAGACTGCTCGGGCAAAGCCGCCCGCTCGTAACAGGGTTCGAAACATATTCTTGAATATCTATCTTGCTTGCGATTTCTTCTTAGCTTGTGACTGCGGGCCAGTGGAAACGACTCTAGAAGCGAGAAGAGATGAGCGAGAAGCGACGTTCCCATCTTTCGCCTCGCTCAACGCTTCTTGCGTCATCCCGCCACCGGGACTGCCTTTGGGGAAACGGGAGGTTTAATCGTACCGGCGATGCGGCCCAGAACGCGGCGAACGGCTTCGACCGCGCGCTCATTACCGCAGTAACGGTTGGGGTCGACAATTTCAGCCCGCAGGTCGGGGACGCGTTCGATGAAATCGCCGAGTCGATCGGCATTGAACTGCCCGACGCGGACCCAGTCGCCGCCCCCTTCACGTTTCAAGAAGTGGGCATTAATGAATTGCTCGAAGTTGTTCGGCTCCGGCATCGCAAGTACTGGCTTTCGCAGGTAGAGCGCCTCGCCGACAAGTTGATTTCCCGCGTTCGAAATTAACGCCGAGCATGATGCCAGATCTGCGAGGAAGCCGCTGTCGCTGATCGGTCGATAGATGATATTTCCGTCCGCCGGCTTTTCGCCGAGGCCGTAGAGCCGGACTTCTTTACCGCAGCGCCGCAGCGCCTCGAGCACGTGCGGGTGAGCGAACCGTCTGAGATAGACGAGCAAATGCCCCGCATCGCTCGCTTCGGCGTTCAACACCTCGGTTCGCATCAGATTGCCGACCTGCGTGACGATGTCGCGAAACTTCGGCCGCAGCGGCGGATCGTAAAAAGACGAGACAATCAGTTCCGTCGCGTTGGGACAGAACAGATTGACGAGCGGCGCCGTTGCGGTCGCACGGGCTCGCAGGTGCCACGGAATTCCGGCCAGATCGTCGACGATCAGGAAGTGCTGGTGATTGATGCTGACGACCGGAACCCCGGCCCGCTCGGCCGCCCTCGGCAACGCCGGTTCGAAGTCTGTCAGAACGAGATCGGCCCCGGCATCTCGCAGCCGACGCTCGAAGTCGCGAACAAGCGCGGGTAGTTGCCACAGATAGGCCGCGGCCCCGCGAGCCGTGCGCGGCAGGTTCAGCCTTCGATCGTAATAGTGAAACAGCAGTCCCGGCACTCGATGCACTTCGACGTCGGACTGCGCATACAGCGGGGCGAGGAAATCGTAGGCCGCCTCGGGGGCGAGCAATACGATACGGTGCTCGTGACGGAGCGATTCGACGATCGCCCGCACTCGCGTGGCGTGCCCTCGGCCTTCTCCGGCCATGCTGTAGAAGATCGTCGCCATCGGATTCCCTGGGTCGACCACTCAGCGTCCTTGCCCGGCAGTCTAATTCGCCAGAGCCGGCTCCGCCACAGCCACAGACCCCAATGGGGTCACTTCTTCCTCAGCCAGTTCGTTTCGGGGCCGCAATGTCTCGCCTGCTTGCGCGGTTTGCGGAATCGCTTCGGCCGGTATCGTGGCGATCGGTCGACAGTCTATTCCGTCATATTCGACCAACTGCATCGTGCCGCAGTTGTACTCGATCAACGCCGTACTGTGCTCAATCCAGTCACCGGTGTTGAAATAGGTAACATCGTCAACATCGAGGCGATTGGGACGGTGGATGTGCCCGCAGATCACGCCGTGGCAATCATTGGCGCTGGCGTGCTCACCGAGCGTTTTCTCGAAATCGGAAAAGAACCGCACCAACCACTTGGCTTTCGACTTCAGCGACGCACACAGCGAGAAATCACCCTTCCGGCCGCGGACGAAACTGAGCATCCGATTGCCATAGAGCATGATTTCGTAAGCAAACGTGGCGACAACCGAAATCCACTGGGCTCCCTGCTCGAACCGATCGAACTTGTCCCCGTGCGTCACCAGATAACGGTGACCGTGGGCCGTTTCGTGGACGAATTCGTCCGCGATCGTGATGCCGCCCATCTGCAGCGGGAACGTTCGCAGAAAGTTGTCGTGGTTCCCGGGCGTGTACAGGACATTCGTGCCCGAATCGGCCATCGCGACCAGACGTTGCAGGATCGCGTCGTAGGTCGCCGTCCAATGCCACAGGCGGCGCAATCGCCACCCGTCGATGATATCGCCGACCAAATAGAGGTTCTCGGGCTGATAGGCGTGCAGAAACGTCAAAAAACGCTCGGCACGAGCATGTTTGCAGCCCAGATGCACATCGCTGACGAAAATCGAACGGACGTCAGACCCGTTCTGTTCCGAAAGCGGCATCGCGTCACCGGCCAAGGTGGCGCTCGTCATAAGACGACTCCCGAACGGACAGGGGTTGGAATTGCGGAGCGGAAAGTTCCGACGGACTCCGCCTGCATCAGTGTTCGTCGACTGTGACCCTACTACTGCAAAATTGATTTTCAATGAAGTTCTGGTGAAAGCCAGCGCCGAAATTGTGAAGAATGTGGAAAACCTGCTTTCAGCCGCCCACGGCTCATGCCTTCGCACCACGTAGAAACCCTAATTCGCCCCCCACCAAAGCAGTCAAGCCGCCGGGAATCGCTGTAGATCACCCCGAAGCTGCGACCCAATGGGCTTGGGCGACAGCACGTTTCGCTCGGGGAGCGACATCATCGCCCCGGAATTCGGCGTTGGCGCGACTCCATGGATGCGGAGACTTGCTTCAGCGGTGACCTTGGCTCGATAAGGACACGCTGCTTGCCGTTGAGCAGATAGTCAGGGAAATCGGGAACTGGCAGGATTGCCGGGTAACGACCTTGGCGTTCAGCCGCGGACGCGCAGTGACCTGCCCGCTACAACGGCCTGTTAGCTGTTGTCATACGCGTTGAGAAGTTGTTCCAAGTCATCATCGTACTCCAAGAACGCCTGGTCCTCCTCCTCGAACGCCTCTCCGTCCGGGGAGATTAGGAGAAGCTGCTTCTGCCGCTCTGTTCTATCCCGTGGGGGCCCCTCTCCGGGGAACTTCGCAGCCGCCCTCTCGACAATGGCGGCCGTGTGCTCGGCCCCAACGGCCCGAATCGCAGAGATTACCTCTGATGTTCGGTCTCCGGCCGAGTTGAAGAAGAACTGGTCGAAGCCACCGTTGTTGACCTCGGCCTCGCACTCTCGTATCAGACTCGCAATTTTAGCTTTGTCCATCGACCCTTCCTGAGTATCCCGTCGTCCGATCTCACCAACTTCGCCGCCGCATGCCGGAAGCAGGACCAAGGCCGTCGCTGCAATCACGAGGAGCGGACACCGTATCATAAACCCCATATGGTAACGTCTGCAACAACCGGGTACGGCTATTGTAAACGCCTCATAAGGTGCTCCGGCGGGGTGGCTGGGGACGGTCCCGAAGAGCCGCCCCCAGTGAGCGCGGGGTGGAGTTGGCATTTCTAGTTGATCTTAATTACTGGGGGCAGGCGGTGGAATTGCGAGAGGTCGCATCTCGACAAAATTGAAGCCGCAATCGCAGAAACGTCCCTCCGAGCCTTCCGCCGCATGGTCCCCCAACTTTATTCTGCGGGTCCCAACGTTACATCTAACGTTGGATTCAAATTTCGTGCATCGGGATTGAAGTATCGCATTAGAATCCCGTTCGGACCGTCTTCAAATTGTGGAGCAAATACCGATGTCGAGTCTATCACATTAAACGGCGGCGAGGTGGCGCCTTGCGAGAGCTTGTGTAGCTCGGCCGGATCAGCCGAAAAATCGATCCACACGTGCTGCTGAAACGTGTCGTATGACCAACCAGAGACCCGGCTGCCTCCGGCATCAAAATACGGTTGCAAATCGGCCCAGCCGTCTGGCCATTTCCCATCGTGATCCTCCATGTAGTAAATCACCATTTCGGCCGCGCCCCACTGCGCATAGGAATCGTCGAGACGCGAAAACGTCATGGCCACGGAGAACCCAAGCAACACGATGGAACAGCCGAGGGTCAAGGCGATATATCGAACTACGCGTCGCATCTTTTGATTTTGGAAACGTCAAAGCTCACAGAATCCCTGCCGGTAGCAAGGGATGACTTGAGGACTCGGGATGAATGGTCATGAAATTTCGACGCGGAGCAACGTAACAAGGCCAACGATGCATGCGCCGCCAAGGAGAGTGCCGAGTACGGCGATTCTTGCAAAACTTGAAGGCTGCTCACCGATTCCGGTCGGTTCGCTATTTGAATTCTCGAAAAACTGTCCGGTGAAGAGCCCGTAAAAAACGGGTGCCAAGCAAGTGAATGAACCCACTAGGGAGGCCGCGAGTCCGAAAGCAACAAGCAGATATTCCACGCCGCCTAACCAGCGTTAATCAAGAACTATTCCGAATAACATGCGTACGTTAATTCGCCAAGTGGCTGTCTACAATTAATTTATTGCGAACTCAAAACAAAATTCCCTGGCGGGTCTTCGGACACGGCTAGGTTGAGTTGGCCTGCAAGGTCCGCGACAAGGTCAGCGGCGGTTGCGCCTTCGAAGGTGAGCGTAACGCCCATGTCGAGCTTAGTCGCGTCTGAGCAAGAAACGCTGGTTTCGGTTGTTTCTGCAATATCTTGCAATAGGTCGCCGAAGTGTGCCCTGACCACTTTATATTTGTAGGTGTCGCTCCCATCCGGGGCCGTTCCGGTTTCCGAGCCCATTGAACCGTAGTTGTTATTTGTGATTGTTACCCAACCGACAGCGCCGGGGTCCGCAGCGGTGCTTGGAGGAGTAGTGGACGAAGGGGCCACTCCAGGGGCGTCACTGTTTGGGGAACACCCTAAACAGAGCGAAAGTAATGTGGCGAGTAACGTTGCCAAAGCTCTCATAGCGCGTCTCCGTGGGATTTCGTGGCTAATGTCCCCGTTCACCGGGCCGCGGCGTTACACGTTGAATCAAGTTCGGTCGGATTCGCCGTCCGGTTCAAGAATAGTTATTTTCAGCTTTCTACTTGGCGTAATGCCCAATTGAGAGCTTCGTCCGATAGCCTGAGCAGCGACTCGTCAACTGTCACGCGTCGTAGTTTTTCCTCGGATAGTCTGCGTGCGAGTATTCGCCGCCGAATGTCTTTGTGGACTTTTTTGAGTTCGTCCACGGAATCAGTCGAATTGGATCCGTTTAACAGTGCAATAGCCTCGCTGTATATGGCGCGAATCTCGGCAGCGTTTCCGGGCACCCTCGGGATGTGTGGGTTTTGTTGCATCAGGATCGTGGATTGGCTGTGCTGAGAAGGTTACATCACACGTCCCGCGCATGACCCGAACGCCGACTCGTAACATCCTTGTGTTTTGGCAAGCATTCTTCACGGCCTAACCAATATCTACCAAGACTTGTTCCGATCAATGTGCTCACGCCCTTCGGAACAAAACTGGCCAAAATCGCCCTAGCTAGAACCGTCGCGATCATATCACCATAGAAGTCCATCATTGCCATCCGAAAATCGCGCAGCAAACTGAAAAACGGGGACCAAGAAGTTTCGGCACGGTTCGGATGTCGTAGCCGTCTTCGATGAGGTGCAACGCGAAAGAAAGATACGCCGCCCCGTGCGATTCGGTGCGGCGTATTGCAGCGACAAAAACTGGGCGATGAGGGACTCGAAGCAAATGCCATAACCAATGTCGTCGAAACGAGTTCAGCGCAGTCCGGCAACAAATGCGGTGCAGATTCCGGTGCAATGACGCCGCTCACGGATTCCGAGTACCTTCTCTACCGATGGCCGCATCTATCGACGGCTGATTTGCAAATCCTCCTCGGCCGCCTCGGTGAAAGTTCCCACGGTGTTCCCCCGTCGATTCCATCTCAGGTTTCGGGAGACTAGCTTGGGCGTGGAAACATCGAAAAGACTTCCCGGTCGAGTTCTCTCCCGCCATGCCTTCCGAAAGTAACCCCGGCTCCGACCGCAACTTGCTCTATGGAATGATTGCGCTCCAAGCGGGGCTGGTCACGAAGAACGCCCTGCTGGAAGCAATGCAGGCGTGGGTGCTCGACAAGGATCGTCCGCTCGGCGACATCTTGGTCGAAAAAGGTGGGCTGAACTCGGAGGCAAAAACTCTGCTCGATTCTCTCGTCGAGATGCAGGTCGCCCGACACAACGGAGACGTCGAAGCCAGCCTCGCTGAGGTGAGTTCAGTTCCCACATCGGCAGTCGAGTTACTCGCCGAAGTCGAGGATTCGGAGGTACAGAACATGCTCGCTTCATTCAAAGTTCCGAAAGCAAATCCGGATCTTTCTGCGGGCGGCGCTGCGACACTCATCGTCGCCTCGGCGGGCGGCGCTGCGACAGACATCGTCGCCTCGGCGGGCGGCATGCGCTACCAGATACTCCGGCCGCATGCGAAAGGCGGCTTGGGGCAGGTTCTTGTCGCCCGAGACACGGAACTCCAACGTGAGGTGGCCCTGAAAGAGATTCTGGATCACGCGGCGTCCAACGAGGAAGCCCGGTCGCGGTTTCTATTGGAAGCCGAGGTGACCGGCAAGCTGGAGCATCCCGGGATTGTGCCCGTTTACGGACTTGGTACCTACGCAGACGGCCGTCCCTATTACGCGATGAAGTTCATCCGCGGGCAGAGCCTGAAAGAAGCCACTGAAGAATATCACAGTCAGAAAGGCCAAACATCGGCTGAACGCAACACCGCGTTTCGCAGTCTCATCGGTCGCTTCGTCGACCTGTGCAATACGATTGCGTACGCCCACAGCCGCGGTGTCCTTCACCGCGACCTGAAACCTGGCAACGTGATGCTGGGAAAGTACGGCGAGACGCTGGTTGTCGACTGGGGAATAGCGAAAGTCGAAGGACGGAAAGATACGGCCGGAGCATCGACGCTCGAAGATGAGAGAAAGATAAACGTCACCTCCGGTTCCAACGCGACGCCCACGCAAACCGGACGTGCGGTCGGAACGCCCGCTTTCATGAGTCCGGAACAGGCCGCCGGTCGTCACGATCTGCTCGGACCAGCCAGCGATATCTACGGCCTCGGGGCAACGCTCTACTACGTATTAACCGGAAAACCTCCGGTCCAAGGCGACAATATCGCTGAAGTCCTCCGCAATGTGGAACAGGGGCGAATCGAGCCACCATCGGCGATCAAGTCCGGCATTGCGCCTGATCTCAGCGCAATTAGCATGAAGGCTCTGACGAACGAGCCGAAAGACCGTTATTCCTCGGCAGAAGATATCGCGGCGGACCTAGAGCGATGGTTGGCTGATGAACCGGTTTCGGTGCGGCGTCCCTCAGTCTTAGAGCGTGCGGGAAGGCTTCTCAAGCGGCATCGCGCGAGCGTACTCGTGGGCACGTCGGCGCTGCTTCTGCTGTCTGTTGGCGCATTAACTGCAATTGTTGCCATTACAAACTATGCGAGCAGTGAGGCAGCGGCGCGGAGCGAGGCTCAGGCGGCCGAATTGGTCGCCGTGGAGAACGAGAAAGCCGCCCGGAAAGCAGAACGCGAGGCCGAGCGCGCCGCTATTGAAGAGCGTAAGGCCAAAGACGTAGCTGTCGTGGCGAAAAACAATATCCAACGAGAGAAACGAAAGCTCGAAAAAGTTCTCTATCGAGAGCAAATCAATGGGGCCCGTCAAGCTTGGGAGGCCGGTGACGTNNNNNNNNNNNNNNNNNNNNNNNNNNNNNNNNNNNNNNNNNNNNNNNNNNNNNNNNNNNNNNNNNNNNNNNNNNNNNNNNNNNNNNNNNNNNNNNNNNNNNNNNNNNNNNNNNNNNNNNNNNNNNNNNNNNNNNNNNNNNNNNNNNNNNNNNNNNNNNNNNNNNNNNNNNNNNNNNNNNNNNNNNNNNNNNNNNNNNNNNNNNNNNNNNNNNNNNNNNNNNNNNNNNNNNNNNNNNNNNNNNNNNNNNNNNNNNNNNNNNNNNNNNNNNNNNNNNNNNNNNNNNNNNNNNNNNNNNNNNNNNNNNNNNNNNNNNNNNNNNNNNNNNNNNNNNNNNNNNNNNNNNNNNNNNNNNNNNNNNNNNNNNNNNNNNNNNNNNNNNNNNNNNNNNNNNNNNNNNNNNNNNNNNNNNNNNNNNNNNNNNNNNNNNNNNNNNNNNNNNNNNNNNNNNNNNNNNNNNNNNNNNNNNNNNNNNNNNNNNNNNNNNNNNNNNNNNNNNNNNNNNNNNNNNNNNNNNNNNNNNNNNNNNNNNNNNNNNNNNNNNNNNNNNNNNNNNNNNNNNNNNNNNNNNNNNNNNNNNNNNNNNNNNNNNNNNNNNNNNNNNNNNNNNNNNNNNNNNNNNNNNNNNNNNNNNNNNNNNNNNNNNNNNNNNNNNNNNNNNNNNNNNNNNNNNNNNNNNNNNNNNNNNNNNNNNNNNNNNNNNNNNNNNNNNNNNNNNNNNNNNNNNNNNNNNNNNNNNNNNNNNNNNNNNNNNNNNNNNNNNNNNNNNNNNNNNNNNNNNNNNNNNNNNNNNNNNNNNNNNNNNNNNNNNNNNNNNNNNNNNNNNNNNNNNNNNNNNNNNNNNNNNNNNNNNNNNNNNNNNNNNNNNNNNNNNNNNNNNNNNNNNNNNNNNNNNNNNNNNNNNNNNNNNNNNNNNNNNNNNNNNNNNNNNNNNNNNNNNNNNNNNNNNNNNNNNNNNNNNNNNNNNNNNNNNNNNNNNNNNNNNNNNNNNNNNNNNNNNNNNNNNNNNNNNNNNNNNNNNNNNNNNNNNNNNNNNNNNNNNNNNNNNNNNNNNNNNNNNNNNNNNNNNNNNNNNNNNNNNNNNNNNNNNNNNNNNNNNNNNNNNNNNNNNNNNNNNNNNNNNNNNNNNNNNNNNNNNNNNNNNNNNNNNNNNNNNNNNNNNNNNNNNNNNNNNNNNNNNNNNNNNNNNNNNNNNNNNNNNNNNNNNNNNNNNNNNNNNNNNNNNNNNNNNNNNNNNNNNNNNNNNNNNNNNNNNNNNNNNNNNNNNNNNNNNNNNNNNNNNNNNNNNNNNNNNNNNNNNNNNNNNNNNNNNNNNNNNNNNNNNNNNNNNNNNNNNNNNNNNNNNNNNNNNNNNNNNNNNNNNNNNNNNNNNNNNNNNNNNNNNNNNNNNNNNNNNNNNNNNNNNNNNNNNNNNNNNNNNNNNNNNNNNNNNNNNNNNNNNNNNNNNNNNNNNNNNNNNNNNNNNNNNNNNNNNNNNNNNNNNNNNNNNNNNNNNNNNNNNNNNNNNNNNNNNNNNNNNNNNNNNNNNNNNNNNNNNNNNNNNNNNNNNNNNNNNNNNNNNNNNNNNNNNNNNNNNNNNNNNNNNNNNNNNNNNNNNNNNNNNNNNNNNNNNNNNNNNNNNNNNNNNNNNNNNNNNNNNNNNNNNNNNNNNNNNNNNNNNNNNNNNNNNNNNNNNNNNNNNNNNNNNNNNNNNNNNNNNNNNNNNNNNNNNNNNNNNNNNNNNNNNNNNNNNNNNNNNNNNNNNNNNNNNNNNNNNNNNNNNNNNNNNNNNNNNNNNNNNNNNNNNNNNNNNNNNNNNNNNNNNNNNNNNNNNNNNNNNNNNNNNNNNNNNNNNNNNNNNNNNNNNNNNNNNNNNNNNNNNNNNNNNNNNNCGGTCAGGAGACCCTCACGCTCACAGGGCATACGAGTCATGTCAACAGCGTGTGCTTCAGCCCGGACGGCAAGCGGATCGTCAGTGGGGGTGGGGACTGGACGCTGAAGGTGTGGGATGCCGAGAGCGGTCAGGAGACCCTCACCCTCACAGGGCATACGAGTTCTGTCTACAGCGTATGCTTCAGC contains:
- a CDS encoding radical SAM protein, producing MFRTLLRAGGFARAVYKNQRRLDDRPRFLTYTVTFGCNARCIMCDSWKMPTEGDLTVDEVSRIFDDLPTMDAVRLTGGEPFVRKDFPELYRLAEEKLKPLLIHITTNGFLTDRIVKFCEQRPKKIPLEVLISLDGVGEKHNHIRGSNIAYKAALKTLTILAGRRKELNIKLAVNQTIVDADGIEQYRQLREVLRPLGVRHQMVMAYDVSATYNIEKNVDVAPTQFGEFSTFGEFTDDNVRELIGEVEKDMKSLPFVERLAKKYYLRGIKNRLLGEGGVPNPKCVALNAHLRLFPNGDIPTCQFNSKVAGNLKEQSFKEIWESARFRQQRDWVRACPGCWAECEVLPSAIYTLDLLKESILPGRPSRAKGVQSVEGFASPELVAPEDAVPNAPALIDLDIEPEQEPKPEPVEQGAG
- a CDS encoding serine/threonine-protein kinase; the protein is MPSESNPGSDRNLLYGMIALQAGLVTKNALLEAMQAWVLDKDRPLGDILVEKGGLNSEAKTLLDSLVEMQVARHNGDVEASLAEVSSVPTSAVELLAEVEDSEVQNMLASFKVPKANPDLSAGGAATLIVASAGGAATDIVASAGGMRYQILRPHAKGGLGQVLVARDTELQREVALKEILDHAASNEEARSRFLLEAEVTGKLEHPGIVPVYGLGTYADGRPYYAMKFIRGQSLKEATEEYHSQKGQTSAERNTAFRSLIGRFVDLCNTIAYAHSRGVLHRDLKPGNVMLGKYGETLVVDWGIAKVEGRKDTAGASTLEDERKINVTSGSNATPTQTGRAVGTPAFMSPEQAAGRHDLLGPASDIYGLGATLYYVLTGKPPVQGDNIAEVLRNVEQGRIEPPSAIKSGIAPDLSAISMKALTNEPKDRYSSAEDIAADLERWLADEPVSVRRPSVLERAGRLLKRHRASVLVGTSALLLLSVGALTAIVAITNYASSEAAARSEAQAAELVAVENEKAARKAEREAERAAIEERKAKDVAVVAKNNIQREKRKLEKVLYREQINGARQAWEAGDV
- a CDS encoding UDP-2,3-diacylglucosamine diphosphatase — encoded protein: MTSATLAGDAMPLSEQNGSDVRSIFVSDVHLGCKHARAERFLTFLHAYQPENLYLVGDIIDGWRLRRLWHWTATYDAILQRLVAMADSGTNVLYTPGNHDNFLRTFPLQMGGITIADEFVHETAHGHRYLVTHGDKFDRFEQGAQWISVVATFAYEIMLYGNRMLSFVRGRKGDFSLCASLKSKAKWLVRFFSDFEKTLGEHASANDCHGVICGHIHRPNRLDVDDVTYFNTGDWIEHSTALIEYNCGTMQLVEYDGIDCRPIATIPAEAIPQTAQAGETLRPRNELAEEEVTPLGSVAVAEPALAN
- a CDS encoding DMP19 family protein produces the protein MDKAKIASLIRECEAEVNNGGFDQFFFNSAGDRTSEVISAIRAVGAEHTAAIVERAAAKFPGEGPPRDRTERQKQLLLISPDGEAFEEEDQAFLEYDDDLEQLLNAYDNS
- a CDS encoding glycosyltransferase family protein, translating into MATIFYSMAGEGRGHATRVRAIVESLRHEHRIVLLAPEAAYDFLAPLYAQSDVEVHRVPGLLFHYYDRRLNLPRTARGAAAYLWQLPALVRDFERRLRDAGADLVLTDFEPALPRAAERAGVPVVSINHQHFLIVDDLAGIPWHLRARATATAPLVNLFCPNATELIVSSFYDPPLRPKFRDIVTQVGNLMRTEVLNAEASDAGHLLVYLRRFAHPHVLEALRRCGKEVRLYGLGEKPADGNIIYRPISDSGFLADLASCSALISNAGNQLVGEALYLRKPVLAMPEPNNFEQFINAHFLKREGGGDWVRVGQFNADRLGDFIERVPDLRAEIVDPNRYCGNERAVEAVRRVLGRIAGTIKPPVSPKAVPVAG